A DNA window from Pseudarthrobacter sp. W1I19 contains the following coding sequences:
- the nrdH gene encoding glutaredoxin-like protein NrdH: MTVTVYTKPACVQCNATYRALDKKGIAYQSVDISQDAEALERLKALGYMQAPVVVTDQDHWSGFRPDKIEELALSAVSSVA; the protein is encoded by the coding sequence ATGACCGTAACGGTTTACACAAAGCCTGCTTGTGTTCAGTGCAACGCCACCTACCGGGCTCTCGACAAAAAGGGCATCGCCTACCAGAGCGTTGACATCTCCCAGGACGCCGAAGCCCTCGAGCGCCTGAAGGCACTGGGTTACATGCAGGCCCCCGTTGTGGTCACGGACCAGGACCACTGGTCAGGCTTCCGCCCGGACAAGATCGAGGAACTGGCGCTCTCTGCAGTTTCCTCCGTGGCCTAA
- a CDS encoding MSMEG_4193 family putative phosphomutase, with product MATVILVRHGRTTANAAGLLAGRAAGVSLDQIGLEQAAVTGDRLAVVPLAGVVSSPLERCQQTARLILDRQAGTPYSPSDPDLTECDYGQWQGRMLSDLATEDLWAAVQSQPSAVVFPGGESMAAMQARSVAAIRRHDAAFEAEYGPGAVWVAVSHGDIIKSILADALGMHLDLFQRINVGPASVSIVHYGAVRPSVYATNTDAGDLSWLSKGINSGDAPVGGGAGQTVQ from the coding sequence ATGGCGACAGTAATCCTCGTGCGGCACGGCCGCACCACTGCCAACGCTGCTGGACTGCTGGCTGGTCGGGCAGCCGGAGTCAGTTTGGACCAGATCGGGCTCGAGCAGGCAGCTGTGACCGGAGACCGGCTCGCGGTGGTGCCCTTAGCCGGGGTGGTATCGAGCCCCCTCGAACGTTGCCAGCAGACCGCCCGGCTCATCCTCGATCGCCAGGCTGGTACTCCTTATTCGCCGTCCGATCCCGATCTCACCGAGTGCGATTACGGCCAGTGGCAGGGCCGCATGCTCAGTGATCTCGCGACCGAAGACCTGTGGGCTGCTGTGCAGTCCCAGCCGTCCGCCGTCGTTTTTCCCGGCGGTGAATCCATGGCGGCGATGCAGGCCCGGTCGGTAGCAGCAATCCGACGCCACGATGCAGCTTTCGAAGCCGAGTATGGGCCAGGAGCAGTGTGGGTGGCAGTGAGTCACGGTGACATCATCAAATCAATCCTCGCCGACGCGCTCGGAATGCACCTCGACCTGTTCCAGCGCATCAACGTGGGCCCTGCCTCCGTATCGATCGTGCACTATGGCGCTGTTCGGCCGAGCGTCTATGCGACAAACACCGATGCAGGCGATCTGTCATGGCTGTCCAAAGGCATCAACTCCGGCGACGCACCCGTGGGCGGTGGCGCGGGACAGACGGTGCAGTAG
- a CDS encoding FAD-dependent oxidoreductase encodes MDHSVPIMLLATTDPNSRRILEDELRRRYGADYEVVACADYAHGRAVLEGLRRWNRPVALILGCYGPADRGGLDFLRRAYGFHPAAKRGVVVTWGDFASAPTVFRAIAQGYAELVIIRPERSRDEEFHGAITDALDDWHLAQGVGFEAVRLIGEVGDQRTHMLRDSLSRNHIPAVFHPVGSETAQRTLESLGLRNPVLPVMVLEFTAPPIVLENPSNEEIAEAMGVTRPPPAGKIFDVVIVGAGPSGLATAVYASSEGLSTMVVEGEAVGGQAGTSSLIRNYPGFSRGVSGAHLAYRSFHQAWTLGTDFLFLRKVEGLRVDGALYAVSISDGSVVRCRTVVVATGVDYRRLGILQLEDLVGRGVFYGATVSEAPSMAGKPVCVVGGGNSAGQAVLHLAKYAKKVTLLVRGPTLSVSMSEYLISQLEATRNVAIRYRTALVGARHQDGFLTAVKVAASEASDATAGEEIEAAGLFVLIGSVPRTSWLPATVERDPAGFLRTGVSRDVSDTGSVRPARPPLALETSLPGVFAIGDVRSGSIKRVATAVGDGATVVSMLHAYLAENPLPASPHAPGGETAPEERPGDVRVN; translated from the coding sequence ATGGACCACTCGGTTCCGATCATGTTGCTTGCCACCACAGACCCGAACTCCCGGCGGATTCTTGAAGATGAGTTACGTCGACGGTACGGTGCCGACTACGAGGTGGTGGCCTGCGCCGACTACGCCCACGGGCGGGCGGTACTGGAGGGGCTCCGGCGGTGGAATCGCCCGGTCGCCCTCATACTCGGTTGCTATGGACCTGCTGACCGTGGAGGACTCGATTTCCTGCGGCGTGCCTATGGCTTTCACCCTGCCGCCAAGCGCGGTGTTGTGGTGACATGGGGTGACTTCGCCAGCGCGCCCACTGTCTTCCGGGCTATCGCCCAGGGGTACGCCGAATTGGTGATCATACGTCCCGAGCGATCGCGTGACGAAGAGTTCCACGGGGCAATTACTGACGCCCTCGACGACTGGCACCTGGCCCAGGGTGTCGGCTTCGAGGCAGTCCGGCTGATCGGGGAGGTAGGCGACCAAAGGACTCACATGTTGCGCGACTCCTTGAGCCGAAACCACATCCCGGCGGTCTTCCACCCTGTGGGGTCTGAGACCGCGCAACGGACGTTGGAGAGCCTGGGCCTGCGCAACCCCGTGCTGCCGGTTATGGTGCTGGAGTTCACCGCTCCACCCATTGTGCTCGAGAATCCCAGTAACGAGGAGATCGCCGAAGCGATGGGGGTGACGCGACCGCCACCGGCGGGCAAGATCTTCGATGTGGTGATCGTGGGAGCCGGTCCCTCCGGTCTCGCGACTGCTGTTTACGCCTCCTCCGAGGGCCTCTCCACCATGGTGGTGGAGGGAGAGGCTGTGGGAGGCCAGGCTGGCACCAGTTCATTGATCCGCAACTACCCTGGCTTCTCCCGCGGTGTGAGCGGCGCCCACCTGGCCTACCGCTCATTCCATCAGGCCTGGACTTTGGGGACGGACTTCCTGTTCCTGCGGAAGGTGGAGGGGCTCCGCGTGGACGGGGCACTCTACGCTGTGTCAATTTCCGATGGCAGCGTGGTGCGATGCCGCACTGTGGTGGTGGCCACCGGTGTGGACTACCGTCGCCTCGGCATACTTCAGCTCGAGGATCTGGTCGGCAGAGGCGTCTTCTACGGGGCCACAGTTTCCGAGGCGCCGTCCATGGCCGGAAAGCCCGTCTGCGTGGTGGGTGGCGGCAACTCGGCCGGACAGGCCGTTCTGCACCTTGCGAAGTACGCGAAGAAGGTGACGCTGCTGGTGCGCGGACCCACCCTGTCGGTCAGCATGTCGGAATACCTCATCTCCCAGCTTGAGGCCACCCGGAACGTTGCGATCCGCTATCGCACCGCGCTCGTTGGGGCCCGCCATCAGGACGGATTCCTTACCGCCGTCAAGGTCGCCGCATCCGAAGCCTCCGATGCAACCGCAGGCGAGGAGATTGAAGCGGCAGGTTTGTTTGTGCTGATCGGTTCGGTGCCGCGGACCTCTTGGCTGCCGGCCACTGTGGAGCGGGACCCGGCCGGTTTTCTGCGCACGGGCGTCAGCCGGGATGTCAGTGACACCGGGTCCGTCCGGCCCGCCAGGCCCCCATTGGCGCTGGAAACCAGCTTGCCCGGCGTTTTCGCTATCGGCGACGTGAGGTCCGGTTCGATCAAAAGAGTTGCCACGGCAGTCGGGGACGGCGCCACCGTGGTCTCGATGCTTCACGCCTACCTGGCCGAGAACCCCCTGCCCGCCTCGCCTCATGCTCCTGGTGGGGAAACCGCACCCGAGGAGCGGCCAGGTGATGTCCGCGTCAACTGA
- the nrdF gene encoding class 1b ribonucleoside-diphosphate reductase subunit beta: protein MTEKVKLLSHVEAINWNRIQDDKDVEVWNRLVNNFWLPEKVPLSNDVQSWNTLTPAEQQLTMRVFTGLTLLDTIQGTVGAVSLIPDALTPHEEAVYTNIAFMESVHAKSYSSIFSTLASTKEIDEAFRWSTENSNLQKKAQIVMDYYQGDDPLKRKVASTLLESFLFYSGFYLPMYWSSRAKLTNTADLIRLIIRDEAVHGYYIGYKFQKGLEGLSEERKQEIKDYTFELLFELYENEVQYTHDLYDGVGLAEDVKKFLHYNANKALMNLGYEAMFPSSVTDVNPAILSALSPNADENHDFFSGSGSSYVIGKAVNTEDEDWDF from the coding sequence ATGACCGAGAAGGTCAAGCTGCTGAGCCACGTCGAGGCCATTAACTGGAACCGCATCCAGGACGACAAGGACGTGGAGGTCTGGAACCGGCTCGTCAACAACTTCTGGCTGCCGGAGAAGGTGCCGCTGTCCAACGACGTCCAGTCATGGAACACCCTCACGCCCGCTGAGCAGCAGCTCACCATGCGTGTGTTCACCGGCCTGACCCTGCTGGACACCATCCAGGGCACGGTCGGCGCTGTCTCCCTGATCCCGGATGCGCTCACTCCGCATGAAGAAGCCGTGTACACCAACATTGCCTTCATGGAGTCCGTCCACGCCAAGAGCTACTCCTCCATCTTCTCCACACTGGCTTCCACCAAGGAGATCGACGAGGCATTCCGCTGGTCCACTGAGAACTCGAACCTTCAGAAGAAGGCCCAGATCGTCATGGACTACTACCAGGGCGACGATCCCCTGAAGCGTAAGGTGGCATCCACCCTTCTGGAGAGCTTCCTGTTCTACTCGGGCTTCTACCTGCCCATGTACTGGTCCTCCCGCGCCAAGCTCACGAACACCGCAGACCTGATCCGCCTGATCATCCGCGATGAGGCCGTGCACGGCTACTACATCGGCTACAAGTTCCAGAAGGGCCTGGAAGGCCTGTCCGAGGAGCGCAAGCAGGAGATCAAGGACTACACCTTCGAGCTGCTCTTCGAGCTGTACGAAAACGAAGTCCAGTACACGCACGACCTCTACGACGGCGTCGGCCTCGCGGAGGACGTCAAGAAGTTCCTGCACTACAACGCCAACAAGGCGCTCATGAACTTGGGCTACGAGGCCATGTTCCCGTCCTCCGTTACCGACGTGAACCCGGCCATCCTGTCGGCGCTGTCCCCGAACGCTGACGAGAACCACGACTTCTTCTCGGGCTCGGGTTCGTCCTACGTGATCGGCAAGGCAGTCAACACCGAAGACGAGGACTGGGACTTCTAG
- a CDS encoding DUF3090 domain-containing protein, which yields MPTRVHEFAWPDRVVIGTVGVPGARTFYLQVRTGKQIVSIALEKQQSAQLAEKVDEILDQLITLEGNPFSVPTGTPIELVDNDQLETVEEQFRTGAMTLGWDPTTAQVVIEAYPITDVDDDDDDDESLDGHGVEAPEMLLVRMPVGTARAFAKRTREVVGAGRPACPLCGFPVDPDGHVCTLPEV from the coding sequence ATGCCCACACGTGTTCACGAGTTTGCCTGGCCTGACCGGGTCGTCATCGGTACCGTCGGCGTTCCAGGGGCGCGCACGTTCTACCTGCAGGTACGAACAGGTAAGCAAATTGTGAGCATCGCCCTGGAGAAGCAGCAGTCGGCGCAGCTTGCCGAGAAGGTTGACGAAATCCTCGATCAGCTCATCACCCTCGAGGGCAACCCCTTCAGCGTTCCCACGGGTACTCCCATCGAACTCGTCGACAATGACCAACTTGAGACGGTCGAGGAGCAGTTCCGAACCGGGGCCATGACCTTAGGTTGGGATCCGACGACGGCGCAGGTGGTCATAGAGGCATACCCGATCACCGATGTCGATGACGATGATGATGACGACGAATCGCTCGATGGGCACGGCGTCGAAGCGCCCGAAATGCTGCTGGTGCGGATGCCGGTAGGGACTGCGCGCGCGTTCGCCAAGCGGACCCGGGAGGTGGTGGGCGCCGGGCGTCCCGCGTGCCCGCTCTGCGGTTTTCCCGTGGACCCCGACGGGCACGTCTGCACCCTGCCCGAGGTCTGA
- a CDS encoding SCO1664 family protein, translating to MPAPELLTAELTLTGRITTASNATFVGTIADTTVVYKPIAGEKPLWDFPDGFLAHREVAAYLVSEVLGWNVVPRTWLRDGPLGKGMVQLWQETDADQNAVDLVAADDVPETGWKQVLEGQDETGRMVALIHEDTPELRRMAVFDVVVNNADRKGDHILAMPDGHRHGVDHGLTFHYDHKLRTVLWGWLGDTLTDQERDGVDHVIEGLHGELGRNLANLLSAEEIASLAARCARLRSTGRFPAPSGDMPAVPWPLF from the coding sequence ATGCCAGCACCCGAGCTGCTGACTGCCGAGCTGACGCTCACCGGGCGGATCACGACGGCGTCGAATGCCACCTTTGTGGGCACCATCGCCGACACCACAGTCGTTTATAAGCCGATAGCCGGAGAGAAACCACTGTGGGATTTCCCCGACGGCTTCCTCGCCCACCGGGAGGTCGCCGCCTATCTGGTTTCTGAGGTCCTCGGCTGGAACGTGGTTCCCCGCACCTGGCTCCGTGATGGTCCTTTAGGCAAGGGAATGGTGCAGCTGTGGCAGGAGACTGACGCCGACCAGAACGCGGTGGATCTCGTTGCGGCGGACGACGTTCCGGAGACCGGGTGGAAACAGGTACTTGAGGGTCAGGATGAGACGGGGCGGATGGTCGCCCTCATACACGAGGACACGCCAGAGCTCAGACGCATGGCGGTGTTCGACGTCGTCGTCAACAACGCCGACCGCAAAGGCGATCATATCCTTGCCATGCCAGACGGACACCGGCACGGCGTGGACCACGGGCTCACGTTTCACTATGACCACAAGCTGCGCACGGTGCTGTGGGGGTGGCTGGGAGACACGTTGACTGACCAGGAACGCGACGGCGTCGATCATGTCATCGAAGGACTGCACGGTGAGCTGGGGCGAAACCTGGCGAACTTGCTGAGCGCCGAGGAGATTGCCTCACTCGCCGCGCGCTGCGCCCGATTGCGCTCAACAGGGCGGTTTCCGGCTCCGAGCGGTGACATGCCCGCGGTGCCCTGGCCGCTGTTCTGA
- a CDS encoding UBP-type zinc finger domain-containing protein has protein sequence MKVEDPMEDRPIPGISLTAIPSGKGCLECLDGDGPGWWLHLRRCAQCGHIGCCDSSPSQHASAHARNVGHAVMRSFEPGENWFYEHTTKKFFHGPRLPDPQSRPLDQPAPAPADKVPADWRERLHR, from the coding sequence ATGAAAGTGGAGGACCCCATGGAGGATCGCCCTATTCCGGGAATCAGCCTCACTGCCATACCCAGTGGAAAAGGTTGCCTGGAGTGCCTTGACGGTGACGGCCCAGGTTGGTGGCTTCATCTTCGCCGCTGCGCCCAATGCGGCCATATCGGATGCTGCGATTCGTCACCGTCACAGCATGCCAGTGCCCACGCGCGTAACGTCGGCCACGCCGTCATGAGGTCATTTGAACCTGGCGAGAACTGGTTCTACGAGCACACCACCAAAAAGTTCTTCCACGGCCCGCGGCTTCCGGATCCCCAGTCCAGGCCCCTGGATCAACCGGCGCCTGCCCCCGCCGACAAAGTACCGGCGGACTGGCGGGAACGCCTGCACCGGTAA
- the nrdI gene encoding class Ib ribonucleoside-diphosphate reductase assembly flavoprotein NrdI, translating into MAAPAAQESYTVQESYTSQGNPGTQQVHAAQRVDAAEPVSAVVTGSQLIYFSSASENTSRFVSKLGREVARIPLLAKDAPLLATRPYVLVVPTYGGTGGEGSVPKQVIRFLNNPQNRQLIRGVIGAGNTNFGDNYCMAGDIIAAKCGVPHLYRFELMGTPDDVTRVNNGLDTFWTRLSQTQK; encoded by the coding sequence ATGGCAGCACCAGCAGCACAGGAATCCTACACGGTGCAGGAGTCCTATACATCGCAGGGAAACCCAGGAACGCAGCAAGTCCACGCGGCTCAGCGCGTGGATGCTGCGGAGCCGGTTTCCGCGGTTGTCACCGGCAGCCAGCTAATCTACTTTTCTTCGGCATCCGAGAACACCAGCCGCTTCGTCTCGAAGCTTGGCCGTGAGGTGGCCCGGATTCCGCTGCTCGCGAAGGACGCACCCCTCCTTGCCACCCGGCCGTATGTGCTGGTGGTGCCGACATATGGCGGCACCGGGGGAGAGGGTTCCGTCCCAAAGCAGGTCATCCGGTTCCTGAACAACCCGCAGAACAGGCAGCTGATCCGCGGGGTGATCGGGGCCGGCAACACAAACTTCGGGGACAACTACTGCATGGCGGGGGACATCATTGCCGCCAAGTGCGGAGTACCGCACCTTTACCGCTTCGAATTAATGGGCACGCCAGACGACGTGACCCGTGTAAACAATGGATTGGACACGTTTTGGACACGACTGTCGCAGACACAGAAGTAA
- a CDS encoding class I SAM-dependent methyltransferase yields MTLIDDNETAPAPLREKIRANAEGYAVSPAPGEDAPHLAAAWNPTGVPASPATIDADLWPGVAQPPSGAKAAIAGKAAGFLFKGAVKRLPLRVEYPDGSVLGTGGPDVPVMVMVRPEAFEARIGDNGLIGLGESFMAGDWEANDLAGVLEVFAASVGTLIPTPLQKLQTLYLPRTPRQERNAEQNTRSNISRHYDLSNDLFSNFLDSTMSYSSALFPPGAGPLGSVGWEALAEAQRAKIDRLLDKAGVGEGTRLLEIGTGWGELALRAAVRGATVYSVTLSSEQQALAQERIAAAGYADRVTVALQDYRAVEGEYDAVVSVEMIEAVGYEYWPNYFQTIDRVLAPGGKVAIQAITMPHGRMLATRDAYTWVHKYIFPGGFLPSVRAIESVTQQHTTLRVRERMGLGDHYAATLRLWEERFLERSHEVAELGFDAVFQRMWLFYLCYSRAGFQSGYLDVQQVVLDRREVQL; encoded by the coding sequence ATGACACTGATTGACGACAACGAAACGGCTCCGGCTCCGCTCAGGGAGAAAATAAGGGCCAACGCTGAAGGCTACGCCGTAAGCCCGGCGCCCGGTGAAGATGCCCCGCACCTGGCCGCAGCCTGGAACCCAACGGGAGTGCCGGCGTCGCCCGCCACCATCGATGCGGACTTGTGGCCGGGAGTGGCCCAACCGCCGTCGGGAGCCAAGGCAGCCATCGCCGGAAAAGCCGCCGGGTTCCTCTTCAAGGGGGCAGTGAAGCGCCTGCCCCTGCGGGTGGAATACCCGGACGGCAGTGTTCTGGGGACCGGCGGTCCGGATGTGCCGGTGATGGTGATGGTACGGCCGGAGGCGTTTGAAGCCCGCATCGGGGACAACGGCCTGATCGGGCTGGGGGAGTCCTTTATGGCCGGCGACTGGGAAGCCAACGATCTGGCCGGCGTCCTCGAGGTGTTCGCCGCATCAGTGGGCACGCTGATTCCTACGCCCCTGCAGAAACTCCAAACCCTTTATCTGCCGCGTACCCCCCGGCAGGAGCGTAACGCTGAACAGAACACACGGAGCAACATCTCCCGGCACTACGACCTCTCCAATGACCTGTTCTCCAACTTCCTCGATTCCACCATGAGCTACTCCTCGGCCCTGTTCCCGCCTGGCGCCGGACCGCTGGGCTCCGTGGGGTGGGAGGCCCTGGCGGAAGCGCAGCGGGCCAAGATCGACAGGCTGCTGGACAAAGCGGGCGTGGGCGAGGGCACCCGGCTGCTGGAAATCGGCACCGGCTGGGGCGAACTGGCACTCCGGGCAGCGGTTCGGGGCGCCACTGTCTACAGTGTCACCCTCTCCAGTGAGCAGCAGGCGCTCGCACAGGAGCGCATCGCCGCGGCCGGTTACGCGGACCGGGTGACGGTGGCCCTGCAGGACTACCGTGCTGTGGAAGGCGAGTATGACGCCGTGGTCTCAGTGGAGATGATCGAGGCCGTGGGCTACGAATACTGGCCCAACTACTTCCAGACGATCGACCGGGTTCTGGCGCCGGGCGGAAAGGTTGCTATCCAGGCGATCACCATGCCGCACGGCCGGATGCTGGCCACGCGGGACGCCTACACCTGGGTCCACAAGTACATCTTCCCCGGCGGCTTCCTGCCGTCCGTCCGGGCCATCGAGAGTGTGACCCAGCAGCACACCACCCTGCGCGTGCGCGAGCGGATGGGCTTGGGGGACCACTACGCGGCCACCCTGCGGTTGTGGGAGGAGCGGTTCCTGGAGCGGTCCCACGAGGTGGCGGAGCTGGGTTTCGATGCGGTGTTCCAACGGATGTGGCTGTTCTACCTGTGCTACTCCCGGGCCGGCTTCCAGTCCGGCTACCTGGATGTACAACAGGTTGTGCTGGACCGCCGGGAGGTCCAGCTCTAG
- the nrdE gene encoding class 1b ribonucleoside-diphosphate reductase subunit alpha, with protein sequence MPAAYKGLGYHELNAMLNLYGPSGEIQFDADREAAHQYFLQHVNNNTVFFHDLEEKLEYLVKNDYYERETLDQYTMNFIRDLFNRAYKKKFRFETFLGAFKFYTSYTLKTFDGKRFLERYEDRVCMVALHLARGNEQLALQMVDEIIEGRFQPATPTFLNAGKKQRGELVSCFLLRIEDNMESIGRSINSALQLSKRGGGVAFALTNIREVGAPIKQIENQSSGVIPVMKLLEDSFSYANQLGARQGAGAVYLHAHHPDIYRFLDTKRENADEKIRIKTLSLGVVIPDITFELAKKDEDMYLFSPYDVERVYGMPFSDVSVTEKYYEMVDDSRIKKTKIKAREFFQTLAEIQFESGYPYIMFEDTVNRANPIDGKIIMSNLCSEILQVSQPTTYNDDLSYADTGKDISCNLGSLNIAKTMDSPDFGLTIETAIRSLSAVSDMSNITSVPSIAKGNDQSHAIGLGQMNLHGYLARERVHYGSEEGLDFTNIYFYSVVYHAVRASNLLSIETGQTFGGFEKSKYASGEFFDKYTEQEWVPQTEKVRELFKNVHIPTQADWLALKASVMEHGIYNQNLQAVPPTGSISYINNSTSSIHPVASKIEIRKEGKIGRVYYPAPYLTNDNLEYYQDAYEIGYEKVIDTYAAATQHVDQGLSLTLFFKDTATTRDINKAQIYAWKKGIKTIYYIRLRQLALEGTEVEGCVSCML encoded by the coding sequence ATGCCTGCCGCCTACAAGGGCCTGGGCTATCACGAGCTGAACGCGATGCTGAACCTGTATGGTCCCAGCGGCGAGATCCAGTTCGACGCGGACCGCGAGGCCGCCCACCAGTACTTCCTGCAGCACGTGAACAACAACACCGTGTTCTTCCACGACCTGGAAGAGAAGCTCGAATACCTGGTCAAGAACGACTACTACGAGCGCGAAACCCTCGACCAGTACACGATGAACTTCATCCGTGACCTGTTCAACCGCGCCTACAAAAAGAAGTTCCGCTTCGAGACCTTCCTGGGCGCGTTCAAGTTCTACACGTCCTACACGCTGAAGACGTTTGACGGCAAGCGGTTCCTGGAGCGCTACGAGGACCGCGTGTGCATGGTTGCCCTGCACCTGGCCCGCGGCAACGAGCAGCTTGCTCTGCAGATGGTGGATGAGATCATCGAGGGCCGCTTCCAGCCGGCCACGCCCACGTTCCTGAACGCCGGCAAGAAGCAGCGCGGCGAGCTGGTTTCCTGCTTCCTGCTCCGCATCGAAGACAACATGGAGTCGATCGGCCGCTCCATCAACTCCGCGCTGCAGCTGTCCAAGCGCGGCGGCGGCGTGGCGTTTGCGCTGACCAACATCCGCGAAGTGGGCGCGCCCATCAAGCAGATCGAGAACCAGTCCTCCGGCGTCATCCCCGTGATGAAGCTCCTCGAAGACAGCTTCTCCTACGCCAACCAGCTCGGTGCCCGCCAGGGTGCCGGTGCCGTGTACCTGCACGCGCACCACCCGGACATCTACCGGTTCCTGGACACCAAGCGGGAGAACGCGGACGAAAAGATCCGCATCAAGACCCTCTCCCTTGGCGTGGTCATCCCGGACATCACGTTCGAGCTGGCCAAGAAGGACGAGGACATGTACCTGTTCTCGCCCTACGACGTCGAGCGCGTCTACGGCATGCCGTTCTCCGACGTCTCGGTCACCGAGAAGTACTACGAGATGGTGGACGATTCCCGGATCAAGAAGACCAAGATCAAGGCGCGCGAGTTCTTCCAGACCCTTGCCGAGATCCAGTTCGAATCCGGCTACCCGTACATCATGTTCGAGGACACGGTGAACCGGGCGAACCCGATCGACGGCAAGATCATCATGTCCAACTTGTGCTCGGAGATCCTCCAGGTTTCCCAGCCCACCACGTACAACGATGACCTGTCCTACGCTGACACGGGCAAGGACATCTCCTGCAACCTGGGTTCGCTGAACATCGCCAAGACCATGGACTCGCCGGACTTCGGCCTGACCATCGAGACGGCCATCCGCTCGCTCTCGGCGGTCTCGGACATGTCCAACATCACCTCGGTGCCGTCCATCGCCAAGGGCAACGACCAGAGCCATGCCATCGGCCTGGGCCAGATGAACCTGCACGGCTACCTGGCCCGCGAGCGGGTGCACTACGGTTCCGAAGAGGGCCTGGACTTCACCAACATCTACTTCTACTCGGTGGTGTACCACGCCGTCCGCGCCTCCAACCTGCTGTCCATCGAGACCGGCCAGACCTTCGGCGGCTTCGAGAAGTCCAAGTACGCCTCGGGCGAGTTCTTCGACAAGTACACGGAGCAGGAGTGGGTGCCGCAGACTGAGAAGGTCCGCGAGCTGTTCAAGAACGTGCACATCCCCACGCAGGCTGACTGGCTGGCGCTGAAGGCTTCGGTCATGGAGCACGGCATCTACAACCAGAACCTGCAGGCCGTGCCGCCCACCGGCTCGATCTCCTACATCAACAACTCCACCTCCTCGATCCACCCGGTGGCGTCCAAGATTGAGATCCGCAAGGAAGGCAAGATCGGCCGCGTCTACTACCCGGCGCCGTACCTCACCAACGACAACCTGGAGTACTACCAGGACGCGTACGAGATCGGCTACGAGAAGGTCATCGACACCTACGCCGCAGCCACCCAGCACGTGGACCAGGGCCTGTCCCTGACGCTGTTCTTCAAGGACACCGCCACCACGCGCGATATCAACAAGGCCCAGATCTACGCCTGGAAGAAGGGCATCAAGACCATCTACTACATCCGTCTCCGCCAGCTCGCGCTGGAAGGGACGGAGGTGGAGGGCTGCGTCAGCTGCATGCTGTAG